In Mycolicibacterium gadium, the genomic window GTTGAGCATCCCGAAACCGCCGGAACGGGGACCGGTCATGTCCAGACCCAGCTCACCCAGCATCGGGACCTCGTCCAGGGTGATCTCCGCACCCTGGCCCGGCGCGTTGGGGCCGACGTCCTGACCGACGCCGGGCTGACGACGACCGTCGGCGATCAGTGCCACCCCGAGCACCAGATCCTCGTCGACCGGGCCGCGGCCGTTGCCGACATCACTGGCGATGTCACCGGCGATCACCGCACCCTGCGAGAAGCCGACCAGCACGTAACTGGTCAACGGGCAGCGATTGTTCATATCCGTCATGGCCCGCACCGCCGCGTCGAAGCCCTCGGCGCGGCTCTGGTCGTAGGACATCTGGTTGTCCGCGGCGAACGGATTGTGGAACTGCGCGGTGTAGGGAACCGTGTAGATCTCCAGCCGGCTCGCGTCGAACTGCTGACGCAGCGGGTTGGTGACGTTGAGGAGCAGCGCGATGGGGAACTGCGTCGGGTTGAACGGGTCGAGCTGAGGCGACGACTCCCAGGTACCGGGGACCGAGATCATCTGCACGTCGGGGCAGCTGGCGTCCTGGAATTCGGGCCGCGGCTTCCTGCCCGTCGGCGGAATGCCACCGGGAACCGATGTCGGCGGCTGTGCGCCCGGGACTGGGGACTCCGGCGATCGCTGCCACACCCAGACCAGCACCACGACCAGTACCACCACGAGCGAGACCGCCACCGCCGCGACGAGCCCCAGAATGCGGTGACGTTTGCGCCGAGTGGTCTTGGACATGGGTTCCCTGTTACTCCTAGCGTGCTGTGGATTGGTGTGCGCCGTTGGCGACTACTAGCAGAGTCGCTCGGTCGCGATGCGAATGTACTCGGCGGTCGCGGTGTCGATGTCGGCCGCCGACGGCGCAGCAGACGACAGGCCGTCGCCGTCGACCTCGCCGCGCACCACCGGCCGCACGAAGTCCCACACCGCGTGGTCGTTCTGTTTTGCGGCCCTGGCCTGACAGACATACGACCCGATCGACAGGGCGGCCAGATTGCTCGACGGCTGCACGCCTGCGGCGGTGAGCGCGTCGAGGTATTCGCGTTGCTTCGCCGTCACGACCACAGCGCTGGACTGTCCGCCCGCCTGGAGGGGTCCCGGCGGCGCCACGCCGGCGTCACCGTGCGCGGTTTCCGTTTCGGAGGTCGGCATGCCGATGGTGGCCATCACGTCGTTGCCCGAGCACCCGGTCATCAACGCGGGGACCGACGCCACCAGCAGCGTTGTCGCTGAAGTTGCCAACCATCCGGTCGAAGCGACCCGCCGCCGTACCGAAAGCTGCACGTTTCCAAGGTACCGGCTGAAACACAGAGGAAACTGAGAGCTCAGGGTGTGCCGCACTCGGTTGCTGCCTAGCGGATACGCGCTACCTGATGGTGGCGACCAGGTCGCCGGACATCGCGGCCAGCTGCCCGCTCCAGGCGCCCCAGTCATTGCCGCCGCTGGCCGGGAAGTCGAAGTGGCCGTTCTTGCCGCCGACCGAACGATAGTGCTGGTAGAACTCCTTGTTGGTGCCCGCCGCGATATCGCAGTAGCCGATCATCGCGGGCACGTCGCAGCCACCGGTGGTCGGGCTGTACACCCACAGCCGGGTGTTGTTGTCCGAAAGCAGTTGCACGTGGACGTTCGGTGAATGCCATTTCCACCGGCCCAGCTGTGGCAAGCCCCACATGTTGCGGATGTCGACACCGCCGAACTGCTGCAGGCCGGCGGTGATGGCGCCGTCGACGCCGGTGCGCTCAGGAGCCAGGAAACCGGACAGCGATCCCGCGAAGCGGTACCGGTCCGGGTGGAAGGTCGCCATCGCCATCGCGCCGTAGCCACCCTGGGACGCCCCGACGATGCCGTGCCCGCCGGGTGCGAGGCCCTTGTTGGCCGCCAGCCAGTTCGGCAGCTCGGTCGCCAGGAATGTCTCCCACTGCTTGCTGCCGTCCTGCTCCCAGTTGGTGTACATGCTCCAGGCGCCGCTGGCGGGTGCGGCGACCGAGATGCCCTGCCCGCCGAGGGTGGCCATCGCGTTACCCGCCGTCACCCAGTTGCTGACGTCGGGGGCCGCGTTGAAGGCGTCGAGCAGGACGACGGCGTGCGGTCCGCCGCCGGAGAATGCGACGGGGATATCGCGGCCCATTGCCGCCGACGGGACCATCAGCATTTCGACGTCGGCCTTGGCAGACGGTGCCATTGTCGTGCCGGCACCCCAAAGGCCGGCAGCCAGCACCACGGTCAACAACGTCCGAATCACGACATGCATCAACAGCCCCATTCCACGTTCGTCTCGCAGTCCCCGCGCGAGCAGTCAACCACACCTGCACGACGCGATGCCCCGGAAATGGCCGACGGCGGCGACCCCGAAGGATCGCCGCCGCCAGTCATGTCGTTTCCGACGAAGCGGTCAATTATCCGCCGGATTGAGCCGACGCCGGCTGAGCCTCAGTCGCGCCCTCGGCCGGGGCAGCGTCCCCGACGGGAGTGCTCGGCTGCGGCACGGCGCCCAGCACGCGCTGGATGTCGGGCTTCATCTGGTTGAGCTGCTGACCCCAGTACTCCCAGCTGTGAGTACCGGACTCCGGGAAGTTGAACACGCCGTTCTTACCACCGGCGGCGATGTAGTTCTCCTGGAACGTCTTGTTCGTCCGCAGGGTGAACTTCTCGAGGAACTCCGCGTTGAAGTTGTCGCCGGCCGGCATGCCGGTGCCATTGATATCGGCGGGCTTGCCGTTACCGCAGAACACCCAGATGCGGGTGCCATTGGCGACCAGCCGGTCGATGTTGACCATCGGGTCGTTGCGCTCCCACGCATTGCCCGGATCTTCGGTCTTGCCCCACATGTCGTCGGCGTCGTAACCGCCCGCGTCGCCCATCGACATGTTGACCAGCATCGGCCACCAACCTTCGGAAAGGTTCAGGAAGCCAGACAGCGAGGCCGCGTACTGGAACTGCTGCGGGTAGTAGATCGCCAGCGTCAGCGCGGCCGAACCGGCCATCGACAGACCGACTGCCGCATTGCGGTTCGGGTTCACACCCTTGTTCGCGGCCAGGTAGGACGGCAGCTCCTGCGTGAGGAACGTCTCCCACTTGTAGGTGGAGCAGCCAGCCTTACCGCAGGCCGGGCTGTACCAGTCGCTGTAGAAGCTGGACTGTCCGCCGACCGGCATGATCACCGCGAGGCCGGAATCGACGTACCACTCGAAGGCAGCGGTCTCGATGTCCCAGCCGTTGAAGTCGTCGCGGGCGCGAAGGCCGTCTAGCAAGTAGACGCCAGGCGCGTTCGGCCCACCGTTTTGGAACTGAACTTTGATGTCACGGCCCATCCCTGCGGACGGAACCATAAGGTACTCGACCGGCAGACCCGGACGAGAGAAAGCGCCCGCAGTCGCCGAGCCTCCGACGGCGCTGACGAGGGCGGGCAACACTGCTGCGGCCATCGCCACAGCCGCGAGCCGGCGCACCCACGCGCCACGGATCTTGCCAACGAACTTCATGCTTCATCTATCCCATCTGTCGTATGCCGCACGCGGAACTTGTCCGACGGACCCCGCCGCGTTGCTCGTGCAGTCAACCACAACTTGCTGTGGTACCTCTATTCGGCGTGTATCGTCCCTGGTCGCTCCTCAGCCTTTGAGGGTTGCGATCAGGTCTGGTCGCAGCGCTTGCAGCTGCGCTCCCCAGTACGGCCACGCGTGATTTCCCGCCGGCGGAAACTGGAAAGTGGCGTTGGCTCCCCCGGCCGCTACGTAGGCCTTTTGGAAGTCCAAATTGCTCTTGAGAGCCATCGTTTCAAGGCTATTCGCGTTGAACGCCTGATTCGGATCCGCGTTCACGTCGAGCGGGGTCGTGCCGCCGGGTGCACAGTAAACCCACAGCCGCGTGCCGTTGGCGACGATGCGAGAGACCTGTTTGATCGGGTCGTTGCGCTTCCAAGCGCTGTCCCACGGCGCGCCCCACATGTTGTCGACGTTGAAACCGCCCGCATCGAGCATCGCGACACGGATCGCCTGCTGCATGAACAGGGCCGACGGGTTCAGAAAGGCAGAAAGTGATGCGGCATAACGGAATTGCGCCGGGTGGTACGCGGACAGGATCAGGGCGGGACCACCCGACATCGACAGCCCGACGACGCCGTTGCCGGTCGGGGAGATCTGTTTGTTGGCCGCCAGCCACGACGGGAGCTCACTGGTGAGAAAGGTCTCCCACTTATAGGTGAAGGCCTGATTGTTGAAGCTCGACGGCGAATACCAGTCGGTGTAAAAACTGGACTGCCCGCCTACCGGCATCACTGTCGCGACACCGGAGTCCAAAAACCATTCAAAAGCCGGGGTTTCGATGTCCCAGCCGTTGTAGTCGTCGCGCGCACGCATGCCGTCGAGCAGATAGACGGCCTTCGAGGGACCGGTCATCGGCGCCCCCGTCGCGGGCTGGAATTGCACCCGGATGTTGCGGCCCATCGCCGTCGAGTACACGTCGAGGTATTCGACGGGCAGCCCCTCGCGAGAGAACGCGCCCGCGGGCGGTGTGACATTGGACACAACCGCGATCATCGGCATCGTCAGGACCGCGGCGACCACCGCGATCGCACGGCGAAGCCAGGTTCGCACAGGTCGTACCATCCTTCGTGAATCAAGCGCCAGTTCCAATGCGCTTGTGTATCGCCCGAGTCGCTCGTCGCGTTACCCGCGGTTAGGGCCCGGTAGCCGGCATCCCGGTGTACGGCTCGCGCGTCGGCTCCGGTACCTCCAGCCCGCAGCGCTGCAGCTCGTAGAGCGGCACCCGATCAATCCGATACTGAGTCAACGAATACGCGTGCATCAGATTCGACAGGAACCGGCGAGGCCCCATCTCGCCCCTGATGGCGTTGAGCATCGCGTCGGTCGCCGGGCACTCCAGCGCGGCCTCGGCCTGCGCGATCCAGTCCTCGTCGATATAGGACGGAATGAAGGGGCGGGTCTTGAGGAACGGACCCTCGGCCACCGCCCAGTCAGGGAACAGATTCTTGTCGTGACCGATGCGGCCGTCTTCCAGACGAGCGGTGTGCGCGGCAAGCGGGTTGGCCAATCCGATCTGGTCGATCACCCGGACATCCAGTCCGACGTTCATTCCGAGCATGCCGAGATTCGTGAAAAACACTGTGTGCGGGCCGGTTCGACCCTTGACGTCCGGTGGTGCGTCCGGAGGTGGCGGGATGGCGGGCACGACGTCCCACTGGTCGTAGTTGCCGGACGGCAGCAGCAGGGCGCCGTCGGGTGTGTTCTCGATCGCGGTCATCACCGCACGCATGCGGGGATAATCCAGGTAGTCGGCCGCGGTCAGCGGATGCGCGTTGCCCGTGGCCTGGGCATAGAACCGACGTTCGTCGACGATGCCGCTGTAGGTCACGCGGGTCGCGTCAGGTCCCATGCCGCTCGAATTGGCCACCCACAGCGACCATCCGACGATCGACACCCACAGCAGGCTCGTGGCCCCGACGAACAAATAGCCTGCGCCACGGGCCATTCGGCGCCCATCGGGCAGCACCAACGGAATCACCGAGATTGGCGCGAGCAGACAGAACAACGGGGTCAACAGGACTCGGCCGTGCATGAAATCGCCGCCCTGGCGGATCCAGTAGAGCGCCTGCAACAATCCGCTCACGAGCATGAAAGCCACCACGGCCTGCGGGCTCTGAACCGTCCGCGCCAGCCATCCCTGGCCGGGCGCCGTCGTATGACGGATACCCCACGGGCGGCCGCGCGTCACCATCACCACGGCTGCCAAGCCGATCAGCAAGACGGCGGGCGCCCACAGCAGGTAGGGATTGTTGAAGTTGGACAGGTACACGAAGCCCTGAGACCACTTGGAACCGGAGGCGTCCTTGGCCAGTGCGGTGCCGGGAACAATCAAGCCGTAGTAGCCCATTCGGAAGATCTCGTAGGCGACGGGTACCAGACCGCCCGCGAGCACGATCAGCCCGCGGCGGCGCCAATCACGCGCGGCGATCAGCATCATCACCAGAGCCAGCCCGCCGATCAACGCCAACTCGGGCCGAACCAGCACACTCATGCCTGCGACGAAAGCGAGTGCGCCGTCGAACAACCCGCTGACCGTGCGTGCGTCCGCCGCCGGTCCGACCGGCTGCCTGCGAATGGTCGGTGGGCCGCCACGGAACACCGGCGCCGCGTTCGCAGGACCGGGTGCGCGCAGCGCCTGCGCCCAGCACACCATCATCCACCACAGCAAGCCGAGATATGCCAGCACCAAACCGTTTTCCAGCCCGGAGGTGGCGAAGTCACGGGCCGGTGGAACCGCGATGTAGACCAGCGCACCCGCGGGGAGCATCAACGCGCGTCGACCTCGCAGGCTCGGCGCGTACAGCCGCGCGGTGCCCAGCATGATGAACACGACACCCAACACGCTGAGCGTCAGCGCCAGGTACAGCGCCACGTACTCCAGCTGTACAGGTCCGCCGACCCATGCGCCCAAATAAATCAGATAGGTCCACACCGTCGACGTGTTCGCCTCGACACGCTCGCCGGCGTTGAATACCGGACCGTTGCCCGCCAAGAGGTTTCGCACGGTCCGCAGGACGATGAGGCCGTCGTCGGCGATCCAGCGCCGCTGCCACGCGCCCCAACCGAACAGGCCCGCGACGACGATCACGCTCACCCACAGGCTGATTCGCACGGTGACGTCGTAGGGAAAGGCGGGCGCGCGCGACAAGCGGTCGCCGAGGCCGTCCATGAAACGGCTCCGGCCGGCAACCGGGGAACTCAACTTGTCAACTGAGGAAGATGGCGGCACCGATGGTTCCGATCCACGCCAGGGCCAGCAGCTGCAGAACCCGGTCCTTCAACGCGATTTCCTCGGGCTCACCGGCCATGCCCCCGTCGACGTCGACCGCGTACCGCAGGATCGCGATGACGAACGGGATCATCGACACCACGAACCAGGAGGTGCCGCCGGTGTCGTCGCGCTCGAACGCCCACAGGCCGTAACACAGCACCAGCGCCGTCGCCGACAACGTCCACACGAAGCGCAGGTAAGAGCTGGTGTAGCTCTCCAGCGACTTGCGAATCTTGGCCCCGGTACGCTCGGCGAGCTGGAGTTCGGCGTAGCGCTTACCCGCCGCCATGAACAGCGAGCCGAAGGCCATCATCAGCAGGAACCATTGCGACAGCGGCACATCCGCGGCGACGCCACCGGCGATCGCGCGGATCAGAAAGCCCGACGAGACGATGCAGATGTCGATCACGGGCTGGTGCTTGAGGCCGAAGCAGTACGCCAGCTGGATCACGATGTAGATCCCGATCACCAGCGCCAGGTTCGGCGTCACCAGCCAGGAGATCACCAGCGACGCCACACCGAGCGCCACCGCCAGGGTGTAGGCCAACCACTCCGGAACGACGCCTGCGGCGATGGGGCGGAACCGCTTGGTCGGGTGCGCCCGGTCGGCCTCGACGTCCCTCGCGTCGTTGACGAGGTACACGCACGAGGCGGCGAGACTGAAGACCACGAACGCCAACAACACCTGAACGAGGACTTCGCGGTAGTCGTAGGCGTATCGCGCGTCGCCGAGTGCGGCCACCGGTGCGGCGAACACCAGGACGTTCTTGACCCACTGCCGCGGCCGGAGTGCCTTGATGATTCCGGTGACGAGGTTGCGCGGTGGGCCCTTCTCGGGCACCGGCTCGTGATTCACCTGCGGGGTGCTCTCTGCACTGCTCTCGCTCGAGATGCTCATCAGACTCCTTCGGCCCGCTCTGTGACCATGGTGACCGCCTTCGCGACGGCCGCCCCAACCGCCACGCCGGTCAGCACGTCACTCGGGTAGTGCACACCGAGCACCAACCGCGACAACGCCATTGGTGGCACCAGGATCGCAGGCAACGGCAGGCCGGTGGCCCGACCCAACAGGATCGACGCCGCGGTGGTCGACGTCGCGTGCGCCGAAGGGAAACTCAGCCGGCTCGGAGTGCCCACGTTAACGGCGATCGCCGGGTGGTCGGGCCGTTCGCGCCGCACGACGCGCTTGATCACCACGGCGGCCGCGTGGGCTCCGAACGCGCCCACCCCAGCGGCAAGAAATGCTTTTCGCCGTGCCGGTCGCAGCAGCGCACCGAGCGCGGCGACCGCGAGCCACCCGATGCTGTGCTCGCCGAAGTGCGAAAGGGCGCGCGCGGCAGGCAGCACGCCGGGACGATCGGCGAGCGCAGACTGGACGGCGACCAGCACGGCGTCCTCGCCATGGGGACTTTCAGCCATCGGCCGACGGGAGCAGGACGGTCTCCCACTTCTGCTTACTCGTGAGCACCGGCAGCGCGTCGCGGTACACCCTGCGCATGCGATTGAACTTGCGCGAGAGCTGTGCCTGCCGTTTCAGCGATTCGCGAAGCAGCTCAGCGGCCTTCGCGCGGTCGCGTTGCCGGTACACGACACCGCGACCGTCGGCGGTGGTGACGGTGACGCCGTCGACCCTGCTCAGCGAGAACCACCGGGCATCCTGGGTGGCGACGTTGATCTGCGGACGACGATGGTGCTCGGGGTCGTGCGGCTTGAGTTGGTGCAGCACCCCGCGGGCCAGCCGGTACGAAATCGACAGCGGGTTGGTCGGGATCGTCACCTTCTTGCGCCACTTCTTGTCCGAGGGCGTCGGCAAAGCCGTCGCGCTGGGCAGCACCACCGCGTCGGGATACTCCTGACGCATCGCACGCACGTCGGGCAGCGCGGATTCGAGGATCGAGAAGATGTGCTCGGGCCCGGCGAGGAAGTCGTCCATGGCCTTGTTCTGGATAGCCACGGTCGAATACTCAAGGCACATCAGATGTTTGATCGTCGCCTTGAAGTGGCTGGCGATCAGCCCGCTGACATTGCCGTCCCAGTGCATGGCCGCGACCACGAGCCGGTTGCGCAGATGGAAGTACGCCTGCCAGTCGATGGCGTCGTCCTTGTCGCTCCACGCCATGTGCCAGATAGCGGCGCCGGGCAGCGTGACGGTCGGATAGCCGTGCTCGCCGGCCCGCAAGCCGTAGTCGGCGTCGTCCCACTTGATGAACAACGGTAACGGCTGGCCTAGCTCCTCGGCGACCTGGCGCGGGATCATGCACATCCACCAGCCGTTGTAGTCGACGTCGATGCGACGGTGCAGCAGCCTGCTGCGGGGTTCCTCTTCGTCGCTGAGGGAGTACTTCGCGAAGTTGTGGTCGTACTCGGTGTTGACCGCGTTGGTCCACATGAAGTTCTCAGCGTCGACCATCTCGCCCATCACATGCAGGTGACTGGGCTCCTGCAGGTTGAGCATCTGGCCGCCGACCAGTGTCGGGACTTTCGCGAACCGGTTCAGCGCGAGCGCCCGCAGGATCGAGTCGGGCTCGACGCGGATGTCGTCGTCCATGAACAGGATCTGTTCGCAGTCGGTGTTCTTCAGCGCCTCGTACATCACCCGGCTGTATCCGCCGGATCCGCCGAGGTTGGGCTGATTGTGCACCGAGAGCCGGTTGCCCAGGGCGGCGGCGGCCGCGTCGAACCCCGGATGGTCCTTGACCTTACTGGTGCCCTGGTCGGACACGATCACCGCGCTGATCACCTTGTCCACCAACGGATCCGACGTCAGCGCGGTCAGTGCGTTGACGCAATCCGACGGACGGTTGAAGGTCGGGATTCCGACGGCGACGTTGGCGCGTCCCGGCGCGACGTCCGGTGCGTACCAGCCCGCACCGTGCAGCGTGGAGTTGGTATTGGTGGTGATGTCGAACCAGATCCACCCGCCGTCCTCGAACGGCGACAGATCGATCTCGAACTCGACGGAGGCGGGAGCGCCGACATCGGATTCCGCGGCCGGACCGCCGGAGTCGCCGCTGCTGATCGGTTCACCGCCGACCGTGATCCTGGCGCCGGTCGCCTTGGAGCGGTAGACGTCGACGCGCGCGCTGCCGGTGAGCTCGACGCGCAACACCACCGACTTCAGCGTCGACCAGCGCCGCCAATAGCTGGCCGGGAAGGCGTTGAAGTACGTCGCGAAGGACACCTCGGATTCCGCGCCGATCTCCAGAGTGGTGCGCGTCTGCGCATGGGCGCGACGGGCGTTGGTGTCCGACTCGTCGAGGTAGAGCTTGCGGACGTCGAGCGGTTCGCCGGGGCGCGGCAGGATGACGCGCGCCAACAGGCTGACCGCCTTGGTGTCTCCGGCGTCGAGCGCGCCGGACGGGATGTCACTCATGCGCTACTGCTTTCTGTGCCAGGTTCGGCAAGGGGCGCGCCGTCACGCAGGTGCGGCGCGAGCGTGTTGTCGTACATATTCAATGCGCTGGCGATCGCCATGTGCATGTCGAGGTACTGATAGGTGCCCAGGCGTCCGCCGAACAGCACCTTCGCCGAGGCCGTCTCGGCCTTGGCCCGCGCCCGGTAGGCCGCGAGCAGGGAGCGATCGGTCTCGGTGTTGATCGGGTAGTACGGCTCGTCGTCGTCATCGGCGAAGCGCGAGAACTCCCGCATGATCACGGTCTTGTCGTCCGGATACTTCCGCTCGGGATGGAAGTGCCGGAACTCGTGGATCCGGGTGTAGGGCACGTCGAGGTCGTTGTAGTTCATGACGGGGGTGCCTTGGTAATCCCCGCAGTCGCTCAGTACCTCGAGTTCGAAATCGAGTGTGCGCCAACCCAGCCGGCCTTCTACATAGTCGAAGTACCGGTCCAGCGGACCGGTATAGACAACCGGAGCCGACGGGGACTCTTTACGAAGCTCGTCGCGCACGTCGAACCAGTCGGTGTTCAGCCGCACCTCGATGCGGTCGTCGGCCGCCATGTTCTCCAGCCACGCGGTGTAGCCCTCGACAGGAAGGCCCTCGTAGGTGTCGTTGAAGTAGCGGTTGTCGAACGTGTAGCGCACCGGCAGCCGGGTGATGTTGGCCGCGGGCAGTTCCCGGGGGTCGGTCTGCCACTGCTTGGCGGTGTAGCCCTTGACGAACGCCTCATAGAGCGGGCGGCCGATCAGCGAGACGGCCTTCTCTTCGAGGTTCTGCGCGTCGTCGGTCTCGATCTCGGCGGCCTGCTCGGCGATCAGCTGGCGGGCCTGATCCGGCGTGAAGTACTTGCCGAAGAACTGCGACACCAGGCCCAACCCCATGGGGAACTGGTAGGCCTGCCCGTTGTGCATGGCGAAGACGCGGTGCTGGTAGCCGGTGAAGTCGGTGAACTGGCGCACGTAGTCCCACACCCGCTTGTTGGAGGTGTGGAAGAGGTGCGCGCCGTACTTGTGGATCTCGATGCCGGTCTGCGGTTCGGCTTCCGAGTAGGCATTGCCGCCGATGTGCGGTCGGCGGTCGACCACCAACACACGCTTGTTCAGCTGCGATGCCACGCGCTCGGCGACCGTCAGGCCGAAGAATCCGGAACCGACAACGATCAGGTCGAAACGGGTTCCGGAGGGCAGGAGCGGAGCGACCGGGGGAAAAGACTTGGTCATCGGCAGCAAGGGTATCCGACGGCCGCCGTGCGCCCGAATTGCGACAGAGCCCTCAGGTCAAGATTGGCTCACAATTCCGTATCGTCACTTCAGTCTCACCAGTCACACCAGTACCGTCGAACGCGTACGAATACCTAGCCAGACGTAGTCCATGTATTGAGGAGACTTCCGTGCCGAACCGACGTCGACGCAGGCTCTCGACAGCCATGAGCGCAGTCGCCGCCCTGGCCGTCGCGAGTCCAGCCGCTGTAGTCGCCGTATCCGAATTGTCCGCGAGCATCGATCCGCAGCCCCAGAAGCGCGAGTTCGTCCAGGCCGCGACGATCACCGACCTGCCCAACGAACTGATGTCAGCGCTGTCACAGGGCCTCTCGCAGTTCGGCATCAACCTGCCGCCCATGCCCACGGGTGTGCTGACGGGTACCGGCGCGAGCACGCCGACGACGCTGACCTCACCCGGCCTGACCTCGCCTGCGCTCACCACGCCCGGTCTCACCACGCCCGGGCTGACGACACCGGGTCTGACCACACCGGGCCTGACGACACCGGGACTGACCACACCGGGACTGACGACACCCGGTCTTGACGTCCCGAGTGCGACCGTCCCCGGTCTCACCGCGACCGGTCCGTCGTTGACCGATCCGGCGCTGGCCAACCCCGCACTGACGAGTCCGTCGCTGTCCAGCCCGGGTCTGACCAGCCCGACGGCTGACGCGGGCGGCCTGACCACGCCCGCTGCGTCGCTCACCGATCCGGCGCTGGCACCGCTCGCCACCAGCGCCCTGCCCGCCCCCGGCGAGGTACCGATCTCGGCGCCGATCGGGCTGGATCCCGGCGCGGGCATGTACCCGATCCTGGGTGACCCGTCGCTGGCGACCATGCCGGCGAGCACCGGCGGCGGCAGCACCGGCATCATCGGCGACCTGTCGAGCATGGCCAACCAGCTCGGCGCGGGTCAGGCGATCGACCTACTCAAGGGCATGGTGATGCCCGCGATCATGTCGGCGGTCAAGCCTGCGGGTGCCCCGGCAGTCGCAGGTGCGGCCCCCGCGGCCGCGGCTGAGGCGGCCCCGGCCGCAGCGGCAGGAGCCTCGACGGGCGCCGGCGCTTAAGACCTGTCACCGAACGGCACCGCAGAAGCCTTCCCCCGGGCTCTGCGGTGCCGTTGCGTGTGGATTCGCCACCAGATTGGTACGCGCCGGCGCGTGTCGAATCATTGGTAACAACTGGCACATACGTAACATCAGTCCGTGCTGTATCGCCGCCCGCTGCCGTCGATGCTGTTCACCGCCGTTGCGGCGACGGCAGTCGTCCTTCCGATGGCGATCTACGGAATCCCCGGTGTCGGCGATGACGACCCGCAAGCTCGTGCTCCACAGCTTGCCCAGCAGCCGCTGACCGGTCTCGGCGGCGGGGAGACGATTCGGGAGATCCACCAGGCCACCCCCTTCTCACTGGTCGCGCTGACCTCGGAGAAGGGAGGTGACCTCGCCGGCACTTCGGCCCGGATCCGCGCCAAGAAACCCGACGGCAGCTGGGGCCCCTGGTACGAGGCGGAAGCCATGGACGGCCTCGGACCCGACACCCCGACGCCCGGCGCCCCCGACGGCACAGAACCGGTCTTCGTCGGCCGCACGACGACGGTGCAGATCGCGGTCACCCGGCCGCCGCAAGCGCCGAAGCCGCCCAAGCCCGCCGACGATCGGCCTCAGTTGGGCTACGTGCCTGCCAACGTCGAGCAACCGTTGCCCCAGAACATCAACGCGGTGCTGATCAGCCCGCCGGAGGCGCCGGTGGATACGTTGCCCCGGCCCTCGGCGGTCACGGCGCCGGGATCGCCGCCACAGATCATCAACCGCGCGGGGTGGGGCGCCGACGAGGGAATGCGATGCGGAAACCCCGTGTACGACAAGGGGATCCGAGCCGGAATCGTCCACCACACCGCAGGCAGTAACGACTACGCGCCAGCGGATTCGGCCGGCATCATCCAGTCGATTTACGAGTACCACACTCGCACGTTGGGCTGGTGCGACATCGCCTACAACGCGATGGTCGACAAGTACGGCCAGGTCTTTGAAGGTCGCGCGGGCGGCATCGACAAGCCCGTGGAGGGCGCCCACACCGGTGGTTTCAACCGTGACACCTGGGGTGTGGCGATGCTGGGCAACTTCGACCAGGCGGCGCCGACACCGATTCAGTTGGAGAACACGGGCCGACTGCTCGGATGGCGCCTCGGCCTCGATCACATCAACCCCAAGGGCACGGTGATACTCGCCTCTGCCGGCGGCTCGTTCTCCAAGTTCGCGTTCGGCGCCACCCCGACGCTGCCGACCATCTTCACCCACCGCGATGTCGGCATCACCGAATGCCCGGGCGGTGCTGCGTATGCCGCGATGGGCCAGATCCGGGACATCGCA contains:
- the zomB gene encoding flagellar motor control protein ZomB, yielding MPPSSSVDKLSSPVAGRSRFMDGLGDRLSRAPAFPYDVTVRISLWVSVIVVAGLFGWGAWQRRWIADDGLIVLRTVRNLLAGNGPVFNAGERVEANTSTVWTYLIYLGAWVGGPVQLEYVALYLALTLSVLGVVFIMLGTARLYAPSLRGRRALMLPAGALVYIAVPPARDFATSGLENGLVLAYLGLLWWMMVCWAQALRAPGPANAAPVFRGGPPTIRRQPVGPAADARTVSGLFDGALAFVAGMSVLVRPELALIGGLALVMMLIAARDWRRRGLIVLAGGLVPVAYEIFRMGYYGLIVPGTALAKDASGSKWSQGFVYLSNFNNPYLLWAPAVLLIGLAAVVMVTRGRPWGIRHTTAPGQGWLARTVQSPQAVVAFMLVSGLLQALYWIRQGGDFMHGRVLLTPLFCLLAPISVIPLVLPDGRRMARGAGYLFVGATSLLWVSIVGWSLWVANSSGMGPDATRVTYSGIVDERRFYAQATGNAHPLTAADYLDYPRMRAVMTAIENTPDGALLLPSGNYDQWDVVPAIPPPPDAPPDVKGRTGPHTVFFTNLGMLGMNVGLDVRVIDQIGLANPLAAHTARLEDGRIGHDKNLFPDWAVAEGPFLKTRPFIPSYIDEDWIAQAEAALECPATDAMLNAIRGEMGPRRFLSNLMHAYSLTQYRIDRVPLYELQRCGLEVPEPTREPYTGMPATGP
- a CDS encoding decaprenyl-phosphate phosphoribosyltransferase, with translation MSISSESSAESTPQVNHEPVPEKGPPRNLVTGIIKALRPRQWVKNVLVFAAPVAALGDARYAYDYREVLVQVLLAFVVFSLAASCVYLVNDARDVEADRAHPTKRFRPIAAGVVPEWLAYTLAVALGVASLVISWLVTPNLALVIGIYIVIQLAYCFGLKHQPVIDICIVSSGFLIRAIAGGVAADVPLSQWFLLMMAFGSLFMAAGKRYAELQLAERTGAKIRKSLESYTSSYLRFVWTLSATALVLCYGLWAFERDDTGGTSWFVVSMIPFVIAILRYAVDVDGGMAGEPEEIALKDRVLQLLALAWIGTIGAAIFLS
- a CDS encoding phosphatase PAP2 family protein; protein product: MAESPHGEDAVLVAVQSALADRPGVLPAARALSHFGEHSIGWLAVAALGALLRPARRKAFLAAGVGAFGAHAAAVVIKRVVRRERPDHPAIAVNVGTPSRLSFPSAHATSTTAASILLGRATGLPLPAILVPPMALSRLVLGVHYPSDVLTGVAVGAAVAKAVTMVTERAEGV
- a CDS encoding glycosyltransferase, with translation MSDIPSGALDAGDTKAVSLLARVILPRPGEPLDVRKLYLDESDTNARRAHAQTRTTLEIGAESEVSFATYFNAFPASYWRRWSTLKSVVLRVELTGSARVDVYRSKATGARITVGGEPISSGDSGGPAAESDVGAPASVEFEIDLSPFEDGGWIWFDITTNTNSTLHGAGWYAPDVAPGRANVAVGIPTFNRPSDCVNALTALTSDPLVDKVISAVIVSDQGTSKVKDHPGFDAAAAALGNRLSVHNQPNLGGSGGYSRVMYEALKNTDCEQILFMDDDIRVEPDSILRALALNRFAKVPTLVGGQMLNLQEPSHLHVMGEMVDAENFMWTNAVNTEYDHNFAKYSLSDEEEPRSRLLHRRIDVDYNGWWMCMIPRQVAEELGQPLPLFIKWDDADYGLRAGEHGYPTVTLPGAAIWHMAWSDKDDAIDWQAYFHLRNRLVVAAMHWDGNVSGLIASHFKATIKHLMCLEYSTVAIQNKAMDDFLAGPEHIFSILESALPDVRAMRQEYPDAVVLPSATALPTPSDKKWRKKVTIPTNPLSISYRLARGVLHQLKPHDPEHHRRPQINVATQDARWFSLSRVDGVTVTTADGRGVVYRQRDRAKAAELLRESLKRQAQLSRKFNRMRRVYRDALPVLTSKQKWETVLLPSADG